The Gallus gallus isolate bGalGal1 chromosome 3, bGalGal1.mat.broiler.GRCg7b, whole genome shotgun sequence genome window below encodes:
- the LOC421195 gene encoding protocadherin Fat 4 isoform X2, with translation MAHSGSVDFALISWLMVICLDAQKITSIDCDTTPSTLQLSTFLDEYTDHRKHSRSQGRFGRAEVGERERDATLIISSMRRCMLFHEYRYLHKCDIEWIINIPPNVNLELKEYLFPEHLDYVELEYYSSANNATVKTRKPLDVDSIESDHLFYSIVCQRSGVIEIENGRDLQLEDVNDNSPEFLQALYNTSVSEVSAINSTVIKVEAQDKDLSPLFSHISYSLLGPNSDYFYIREGDGNIMVNKTLDYNKINHFNLTVLAKERFGNNSNTVSLIIDVQDYDTLNPYFSLSVYNGTISENKLGPLSILPEKIFAKDGDTGINEKVYYSIKLVKPPAYSNTFSISADSGMLEVKTAVDREECPYLFVGIEAAQQDNNLKTADAVVLVTIEDVNDNLPVLSQSSYNVSILENFPNGKEVLRIEAVDKDEGGFQGTFSLTPADSPFQISQDGILTVRNSTLLDREQTPSIHLQVTARDHLSPYDEAQSAINVLLLDENDNNPTFTDTQYEQVIFINMTAGMSILQVAADDPDDGINGAISFVLAGGNEDGYFELDKSTGQISLKAVIPLRVNESKNFVLWVTATDGGTNPRSSSVPVHIFAVGDSRPQFIQKTYNVSVEEELVSPVEVARVKYESLNPHIPVILRVLTESATFDVDVNGIIWTKIKLDFESQNNYTLNISLSDGVTTDYATVFIQVTDVNDNSPVFGITNTTIKILENTAAGTSVTSVPATDVDTGFNGLVVYTLKGAEGKMDIDASGLILLKKELDRETQGIYNLAVIASDQGQPRLSAVLNLTVVIDDVNDNPPVFSSSRYEVSVPEDKARGSELLTVSATDLDAGANALVKYRIISQQPLTSSPVFLVNLTTGQFFLSQKLDYETTKQFEVELEASDGGQPSLNTSTHVVIHVLDVNDNPPKFNQVTYDIVVFENIQKGSPVCTFSVTDDDEAGFSQGHFIHNSTFFTVDIPGIISLRNDTELDRETTPGFTLQVWAVDAEKDGLNSSSLFHITVLDVNDNNPEFQMQSYSFAVLEGDYRLGAPAVVGHVTATDLDEGENARITYYLSSEDGDNPYDIQQDGTILVNGCVDRETKEKYELLLVASDNGMPRRQNFTYISIQVLDVNDNVPQFTKVHYAASIPVATAKEGAFVLSVSATDLDIGNNSVISYSLMNHSDIFHINNHTGEIILLSSLAHVTADMVVTLTVIAADHGVPPLASNASVAVCLLVNDTGFGLAFESSRYEFNIPEEEPVRTVVGSVKALTGSIAIQVVYFLRSHTDKFAISDQGDIVTLATLDREDDNLYNIVVEAVDSVVPPNTAIALVTVIVNDINDNPPVFSELIQTKLSLPENMAPLDLGTFSATDLDIGDNAFISYYLQYDFAGMFHINTSTGKLMTGMSLDREMMDNYELKIIAIDSGKPPLSASLALSIAVEDVNDNSPVLSQKLYSVTVKENDPPHVILSTTATDKDIGYNAVIQYTIIGETSFHVGELSGNISTVQPLDYESCAHYTFTLKAFNPGEPHLQDTTNITVIVEDVNEEGPMFDKPSYFQILLDNSTAGTLVVDIDARDESKGYDEGIFYNITDGNSEGLFNLSSTSGVLTLTRDLNKQAFPLYNSLTVTATDSGLPPLSTSVKVSVTIAPTNISLPVFSEAVYQPAPLSEKTLPDTFVVQITVLYKVPVVYSIVAGDEKGYFIINPSTGTIRTGKKLTVEDSLIVFSVRATDSSTASIFNDVSVHVEVIDENDFPPVFTFSLLEQGLEENLPATQIVHLIARDNDTGRNGDLTYGILSGDGTKFRIDESTGILYSTVSFDYEEEPTEYQVVIYAEDDGTPEKKRGYCTVVVKITDVNDWPPVFNPVTPFSVNENVDVEFIVGKVTAMDRDTGDNAFVLYSLTGGGGNIFEIDALLGNIKIKNSPDYENVNKYTLTVTAVNNKSAPFYQATTNVTVLVIDVNDNAPVFAQNSYSTSINMINPVGVHVITVHATDKDQGQNGLIEYYIIPDLNFSAFFLIEDESEGKIITTGNLSRFEEVCLTVMAKDKGSPSLNSTAVITLNVIDNRPFVPRFSENKVSISVLENTGVDHSIYTFAVAETSGKLIVYTIVSGNEKGHFRLDPKSGQLKTAINLNYEEVSQYVILVEANEDVSSAAQVPSSGLFAQNVAMLTITVQDVNEKPAFLNSMYSALIPSSVPYKYPVITVQATDPDAGGNGLLTYSLLNHQEQFDVNENTGQIYTVSVVGYSGPIFLGLQAADQGGLTAHTTVNATIYVTSSSNIVVFVLNQKINAVERNIAEVKRVLEEKLEWNVYTIDIYCNELERRTRNKINETFIKIIAVDDADGEIPAEDVKRKLREQQENIEIELEEIFSAPVTTAVEEGPAFSVTPELIATIVLSVLLACTLIAFLIYVFFSIKRKRYGKKQMEMEGVDNPSVADKNRSLKNAVKLEGMNDVMGATAFNNMEGTREGDADEDVPEANGKHSFLEMLQLEFDGDGGENAVLEGATEPRNVGAETTANITTKQDRSDLGSALSLASNPTKHTPEKELKGVTFSEVAIILDDELEKDEDEDDDVFPQ, from the exons GGCCCAAACTCTGATTACTTTTATATACGGGAAGGAGATGGAAACATCATGGTGAATAAAACTTTGGATTACAACAAGATCAACCATTTCAATTTAACAGTCCTAGCAAAG GAAAGATTTGGAAACAACAGCAATACTGTGTCATTAATAATTGATGTACAAGACTATGACACACTGAACCCctatttcagtctttcagtTTACAATGGAACAATCAGTGAAAACAAG ttGGGTCCTTTGTCTATTCttccagagaaaatatttgctaaaGATGGAGACACTGGTATAAATGAAAAGGTATATTACAGCATCAAGCTAG tGAAACCTCCAGCCTATAGCAACACCTTTTCAATAAGTGCTGATAGTGGAATGTTGGAAGTAAAGACTGCAGTTGATAGAGAAGAATGTCCGTATCTTTTTGTGGGCATTGAG GCAGCACAGCAAGACAACAATCTGAAAACAGCTGATGCTGTAGTACTGGTTACTATTGAAGATGTAAATGACAATCTTCCAGTTTTGTCACAGTCAAGCTACAATGTCTCAATTCTAGAAAATTTCCCAAATGGAAAGGAAGTTCTTCGAATAGAAGCTGTTGACAAGGATGAG GGAGGCTTCCAGGGAACGTTCAGTCTTACTCCAGCTGACAGTCCCTTCCAGATAAGTCAAGATGGGATTCTAACTGTGAGGAACTCCACACTGTTGGATAGAGAGCAAACACCGTCTATTCATCTACAG GTCACTGCCAGAGATCATTTGTCACCTTATGATGAGGCACAATCTGCAATCAACGTATTGTTGCTAGATGAAAATGACAACAACCCAACCTTTACAGACACACAATATGAACAAGTTATTTTCATCAATATGACTGCAGGAATGTCCattcttcag GTTGCTGCTGATGATCCAGATGATGGTATAAATGGAGCAATAAGCTTTGTCTTAGCTGGTGGCAATGAAGATGGATACTTTGAACTGGATAAATCCACAGGACAAATCAGTTTAAAAGCAGTAATCCCATTAAGAGTCAACGAGAGTAAGAACTTTGTCCTATGGGTAACAGCTACTGATG GTGGGACAAATCCAAGGAGTTCATCAGTGCCAGTACATATATTTGCAGTTGGAGATTCCAGACCTCAGTTTATTCAGAAAACATATAATGTGTCTGTGGAGGAAGAGCTAGTCAGTCCTGTTGAAGTGGCAAGA GTAAAATATGAGTCTCTAAACCCCCATATACCAGTTATATTGAGAGTACTGACAGAATCAGCAACATTTGATGTTGACGTCAATGGAATCATCTGGACAAAAATCAAACTGGACTTTGAATCCCAGAATAATTATACACTAAATATTTCCTTGTCAGATGGAGTTACTACTGACTACGCTACTGTGTTTATCCAAGTTACAGATGTCAATGATAACAGTCCTGTGTTTGGTATAACCAACACTACCATTAAGATTCTGGAGAACACAGCAGCTGGAACTTCTGTTACCAGTGTGCCAGCTACTGATGTGGATACTGGTTTTAATGGATTAGTGGTTTATACTCTGAAAGGTGCAGAGGGAAAAATGGATATTGATGCCTCAGGATTAATTTTGCTGAAAAAGGAATTGGACAGAGAAACACAAGGCATCTACAACTTAGCAGTGATTGCTAGTGACCAAGGCCAACCCAGGCTTTCTGCAGTTCTCAATTTAACAGTTGTCATTGATGATGTGAATGACAACCCTCCAGTCTTCTCATCAAGTAGATATGAAGTGAGTGTCCCTGAAGACAAAGCACGTGGTAGTGAACTACTGACAGTATCTGCTACGGATTTGGATGCAGGTGCCAATGCCCTCGTGAAGTACAGGATCATTAGCCAACAACCTCTAACTTCCTCACCAGTGTTTCTTGTCAATTTGACCACCGGACAGTTCTTCCTGAGCCAGAAACTGGATTATGAAACCACAAAGCAATTTGAAGTAGAACTGGAGGCATCAGATGGAGGGCAGCCAAGTCTTAACACTAGCACGCATGTTGTTATCCATGTGCTAGATGTCAATGATAATCCACCAAAATTTAATCAAGTAACTTATGATATAGTTGTGtttgaaaacatacagaagGGTAGCCCTGTCTGCACATTCAGTGTTACTGATGATGATGAG gctggCTTTTCTCAGGGACACTTCATTCATAACAGTACTTTTTTTACTGTGGATATTCCTGGAATAATTTCATTAAGGAATGACACAGAACTGGACAGGGAGACTACACCTGGATTCACTTTACAA GTATGGGCAGTTGATGCAGAAAAGGATGGTCTTAATTCAAGTTCCTTGTTTCACATCACAGTTCTAGATGTCAATGATAATAATCCTGAATTTCAGATGCAGTCATACAGTTTTGCAGTTCTGGAGGGAGATTACAGGTTGGGTGCTCCTGCTGTAGTTGGACATGTAACTGCCACTGATttggatgagggagagaatgCACGAATTACTTATTACTTATCATCTGAGGATGGGGATAACCCATATGACATCCAGCAG GATGGAACCATTTTGGTTAATGGCTGTGTAGATCGTGAAACCAAAGAGAAATATGAACTGCTGTTGGTGGCATCTGATAACGGAATGCCTCGAAGGCAG AATTTCACATACATCAGCATTCAAGTATTAGATGTGAATGATAATGTTCCTCAGTTTACAAAAGTGCACTACGCGGCCAGCATACCTGTAGCAACAGCAAAAGAAGGAGCATTTGTGCTGTCAGTGTCTGCTACTGACCTTGACATTGGGAACAATTCTGTTATTTCATACAG ccTAATGAACCATTCTGATATTTTCCATATAAATAACCATACTGGAGAAATCATCCTGCTCAGTAGCTTAGCCCACGTCACAGCTGACATGGTTGTTACACTGACGGTTATTGCTGCTGACCATGGAGTTCCTCCACTTGCATCAAATG CTTCTGTTGCTGTCTGCCTGCTGGTAAATGACACTGGCTTTGGGCTGGCTTTTGAAAGCTCCAGGTACGAGTTCAACATTCCAGAAGAGGAACCAGTCAGGACTGTTGTTGGCTCTGTAAAGGCACTGACTGGAAGCATAGCCATACAAGTAGTATACTTTCTGAGATCACATACTGACAAGTTCGCTATTAGTGACCAAGGAGACATTGTGACTCTTGCCACGCTAGATCGAGAAGATGACAACCTATACAACATCGTGGTAGAAGCTGTTGATTCTGTGGTGCCACCCAATACAGCTATTGCTTTG GTAACTGTGATAGTAAATGACATCAACGACAATCCTCCAGTTTTCTCAGAATTGATTCAAACAAAACTATCTCTTCCTGAGAATATGGCTCCTCTAGATTTGGGAACATTTTCTGCTACTGATCTGGATATAGGAGATAATGCATTTATAAGCTATTATTTGCAATATGATTTTGCTGGAATGTTCCATATTAACACTTCCACAGGCAAGCTAATGACAGGAATGTCCTTAGACAGAGAAATGATGGACAATTACGAGCTGAAAATAATA GCCATTGACTCTGGCAAACCACCACTATCTGCAAGCCTAGCTCTAAGCATTGCTGTAGAAGATGTAAATGACAACTCACCTGTGCTCTCCCAGAAGCTGTACTCAGTGACCGTAAAAGAGAATGATCCTCCACACGTG attTTGAGCACAACAGCCACAGACAAAGACATAGGGTACAATGCCGTTATTCAATACACTATTATTGGAGAGACTTCATTTCATGTTGGAGAACTTTCTGGAAATATTTCAACAGTGCAACCTCTGGACTATGAAAGCTGTGCCCATTATACCTTTACACTGAAAGCTTTCAACCCTGGCGAGCCACACCTCCAAGACACAACAAACATTACAG TTATTGTGGAAGATGTTAATGAAGAAGGACCCATGTTTGATAAACCCTCGTATTTCCAGATCCTTCTAGACAATTCTACAGCTGGCACATTGGTGGTAGATATTGATGCAAGAGATGAAAGTAAAGGTTACGATGAAGGCATTTTCTACAATATTACAG atGGGAACTCAGAAGGCCTCTTTAATCTTTCCAGTACCTCAGGAGTACTCACATTAACAAGAGACTTAAATAAACAGGCTTTTCCCCTGTATAATTCCTTGACGGTCACTGCTACAGATTCAGGTCTGCCACCACTTTCAACTTCTGTAAAG GTATCAGTAACAATAGCTCCCACCAACATTTCACTCCCAGTGTTCTCTGAAGCAGTCTATCAGCCTGCACCTCTGAGTGAGAAAACACTGCCAGATACATTTGTTGTACAGATCACTGTGTTGTATAAGGTCCCTGTGGTATACAGTATTGTGGCTGGAGATGAAAAGG GATATTTCATTATCAATCCATCCACTGGTACCataagaacaggaaagaaattgaCAGTGGAAGATTCTCTAATCGTTTTCAGTGTAAGAGCAACAGATTCATCTACTGCTAGCATATTTAATGATGTTTCCGTGCATGTGGAAGTCATTGATGAAAATGACTTCCCCCCAGTTTTCACATTCTCTCTACTAGAACAAGGGCTGGAAGAG AATTTGCCTGCTACCCAGATTGTCCACCTGATAGCTCGGGATAATGATACGGGTAGAAATGGTGACCTAACATATGGCATTCTCAGTGGAGATGGAACAAAATTCCGGATAGATGAGTCAACTGGAATTCTTTATTCTACTGTCTCCTTTGATTACGAAGAGGAACCTACAGAGTACcag GTTGTAATATATGCTGAAGATGATGGAACCCCTGAGAAGAAAAGGGGTTACTGCACAGTTGTCGTAAAGATCACTGATGTTAATGATTGGCCACCTGTGTTTAATCCAGTGACTCCGTTCAGTGTAAACGAAAACGTGGATGTGGAATTCATAGTTGGAAAAGTCACAGCAATGGACAGAGACACAGGAGACAATGCTTTTGTTCTTTATAGCCTTACAG GTGGTGGaggaaatatatttgaaatagaTGCATTACTTGGGAACATTAAGATAAAGAACTCTCCAGACTATGAAAACGTGAATAAGTATACCCTTACAGTGACTGCAGTCAACAATAAATCTGCCCCTTTCTATCAG gcAACTACTAATGTCACTGTCCTAGTGATTGATGTGAATGATAATGCTCCAGTATTTGCTCAGAATTCATATTCCACTTCCATAAACATGATAAATCCAGTAGGTGTACATGTCATAACTGTGCATGCTACTGACAAAGATCAG GGGCAAAATGGCCTTATTGAATACTACATTATCCCAGATCTAAACTTCAGTGCATTCTTCTTGATAGAAGATGAGagtgagggaaaaataataacaactgGAAACCTGTCTAGATTTGAAGAGGTCTGTTTAACAGTGATGGCAAAGGACAAAGGTTCTCCATCTTTAAATAGTACTGCTGTGATTACTCTTAATGTGATTGATAACCGTCCATTTGTTCCTCGGTTTTCTGAGAACAAAGTCAG catttcagttttggaaaacaCAGGAGTGGATCATTCAATTTACACTTTTGCTGTGGCTGAAACTTCGGGAAAATTGATTGTTTACACAATTGTATCTGGCAATGAAAAAG GTCATTTTAGATTGGATCCAAAGAGTGGTCAgctgaaaacagcaattaattTGAACTATGAGGAAGTTTCTCAGTATGTGATTTTAGTAGAAGCAAATGAAGATGTCTCATCTGCTGCACAAGTCCCGTCTTCAG GACTGTTTGCCCAAAATGTGGCGATGCTGACAATCACAGTGCAGGATGTAAATGAAAAGCCAGCATTTTTGAATAGTATGTACTCTGCTCTGATACCAAGCTCTGTGCCATACAAGTACCCGGTTATTACAGTTCAG gcAACAGATCCAGATGCAGGAGGTAATGGACTTTTGACGTACAGCTTATTGAATCATCAAGAACAATTTGATGTCAATGAAAATACAGGGCAGATTTATACGGTTTCTGTAGTAGGATATTCTGGACCAATTTTTCTGGGACTCCAAGCTGCAGACCAAGGTGGACTCACAGCCCACACAACAGTCAAT gCAACTATTTATGTCACTTCCAGTAGCAATATTGTGGTGTTTGTTCTTAATCAGAAGATCAATGCTGTTGAAAGAAACATTGCTGAAGTAAAAAG GGTCCTGGAGGAGAAACTTGAATGGAATGTATACACTATTGATATTTATTGCAATGAGCTTGAAAGgagaacaagaaacaaaattaatgaaACCTTCATAAAAATTATTGCAGTTGATGACGCAGATGGTGAAATACCTGCAGAAGATGTAAAAAG aaaactcagagagcagcaggagaacaTTGAGATAGAActggaggaaatattttctgcacCTGTCACTACTGCTGTGGAAGAGGGTCCTGCATTCTCAGTAACTCCTGAACTCATTGCAACCATCGTTCTCAGCGTTCTGCTAGCCTGTACCCTCATAGCCTTCCTGATATACgtctttttttctattaaaaggaaaag GTATGGAAAGAAGCAGATGGAGATGGAGGGTGTTGATAATCCATCTGTGGCTGACAAAAACCGAAGTCTGAAAAACGCAGTGAAACTGGAGGGCATGAATGATGT AATGGGAGCAACAGCATTTAACAACATGGAAGGCACCAGGGAAGGTGATGCTGATGAAGATGTACCTGAAGCCAATGGAAAACACAGTTTCCTTGAGATGCTACAGTTAGAATTCGACGGTGAtggtggagaaaatgcagtGCTTGAAGGGGCCACTGAACCTAGAAATGTAGGTGCTGAGACCACTGCTAACATCACAACGAAACAG GACCGCTCAGATCTTGGGTCAGCTCTCTCATTAGCGTCTAATCCCACAAAGCACACCCCTGAGAAAGAACTAAAAGGAGTAACGTTTTCAGAAGTGGCAATTATTTTGGATGACGAGCTTGAAAAAGACGAGGACGAGGATGATGATGTTTTTCCACAGTAA